DNA from Comamonas serinivorans:
ATCTTCAACATCCCGATCTACGCCTCCGTCAAGGAAGCCGCCACGCAAACCGGCGCCACCGTGTCGGTGATCTACGTGCCGCCGGCGGGCGCTGCTGCGGCCATCTGGGAAGCCGTGGAAGCGGACCTGGACCTGGCCATCTGCATCACCGAGGGCATCCCCGTCCGCGACATGCTGGAAGTGCGCAACAAGATGAAGGCCAAGGAAGCCGCTGGCGGCAAGCGCACGCTGCTGCTGGGCCCCAACTGCCCCGGCCTGATCACGCCCGATGAAATCAAGATCGGCATCATGCCCGGCCACATCCACAAGAAGGGCCGCGTGGGCGTGGTGTCGCGTTCCGGCACGCTGACCTACGAAGCCGTGGCCCAGCTGACCGAGCTGGGCATCGGCCAGTCGTCGGCCGTGGGCATCGGCGGTGACCCCATCAATGGCCTGAAGCACATCGACGTGATGCGGGCCTTCAACGACGATCCCGACACCGACGCCGTGATCATGATCGGCGAAATCGGCGGCCCCGATGAAGCCGAAGCCGCCCGCTGGTGCAAGGCCAACATGAAGAAGCCCGTGGTCGGCTTCATCGCTGGCGTGACCGCCCCTCCCGGCAAGCGCATGGGCCACGCCGGCGCGCTGATTTCCGGCGGTGCCGACACGGCCGATGCCAAGCTCGCCATCATGGAAGAGTGCGGCTTCACCGTCACGCGCAACCCGTCCGAAATGGGCAAGCTGCTCAAAGCCATGCTTTGATCGACGGCCGACAGCGTGAGGCAATTCACGCTGTCACCCAAATGCATTACAGCCGGCCTCTCGCTGCGAGACGCCGGCTGTATCATTTCCTGCGTTTGAAGACCGCAGGCCGAATCCCTGGTCAGGACCGCTGCCAACGTTTTCCGCCACCACCTTGTTGAATGCGCAGCTCAGGCGTCGCGACGAGGCCCGATGCCAGGGGAGATGCCATGGGAATGACCTACGCCTTTGCCGGCTTGAGCGATGTGGGTCGCTTGCGCCAGAACAACGAAGACAGCGTGCTGTGGGACAGCGCGCTGGGCTTGGCCATCCTGGCCGACGGCATGGGCGGCTACAACGCAGGCGAGGTGGCGAGCCGGATGGCCGTGGAGCACGTGCGCGACGGCCTGCACCGCTGGCAGACACAGACGCCCCGCCCCTATGGCCTGCGGCAGCTCAAACGGGCGCTCGCGACCTGCACCGACGAGGCCAACCGGGCCATTTTCGACGCCGCCCACACCAACCCCAGCTACGCCGGCATGGGCACCACGCTGGTCTGCCTGTCGCTGGCCGAAGAGGGCCGCGTCATCGTCGCCCATGCCGGGGACTCGCGCGCCTACCGGCTGCGCGACGGCGCACTCACCCAGCTCACCCGGGATCACTCGCTGCTGCAAGAGCAGGTGGATGCCGGCCTGCTGACCCCCGAGCAGGTGCACGTCTTCGGCTACCGCAACTTCATCACCCGGGCCCTGGGCGTGGAAGACACCGTGGTACTCGACATCCACGACTTCGACGTGAACCCCGGCGACCTGTACCTGCTGTGCTCGGACGGCTTGACCGACATGGTGGACGACGCCGACATTCAGGCCGTGCTGGCCAGCAGCGGCGACCTGCCCGGCAAAGCCCGAACGCTGGTGGAATGGGCCAATCGGAATGGGGGCCGTGACAATGTAACGGTCTTGCTGACTGAGGTGCAGACGCCATGAGCCAGGGCACCGCGTCACTGCCACAATCCCTTCACTTACACGTTGATACGACAAAAGTGGAGGGGGAAAGTTTGTGCCATTTAACTGAAATCGGACCGAGCAAGGGGGGTGTCTGTGCCCAAAATCGTTGTTTTGATTGATGGCGTCACCATCAAAGAGATG
Protein-coding regions in this window:
- the sucD gene encoding succinate--CoA ligase subunit alpha is translated as MSIYINKDTKVITQGITGKTGQFHTEKCQEYANGKNAFVAGVNPKKAGESIFNIPIYASVKEAATQTGATVSVIYVPPAGAAAAIWEAVEADLDLAICITEGIPVRDMLEVRNKMKAKEAAGGKRTLLLGPNCPGLITPDEIKIGIMPGHIHKKGRVGVVSRSGTLTYEAVAQLTELGIGQSSAVGIGGDPINGLKHIDVMRAFNDDPDTDAVIMIGEIGGPDEAEAARWCKANMKKPVVGFIAGVTAPPGKRMGHAGALISGGADTADAKLAIMEECGFTVTRNPSEMGKLLKAML
- a CDS encoding Stp1/IreP family PP2C-type Ser/Thr phosphatase, giving the protein MGMTYAFAGLSDVGRLRQNNEDSVLWDSALGLAILADGMGGYNAGEVASRMAVEHVRDGLHRWQTQTPRPYGLRQLKRALATCTDEANRAIFDAAHTNPSYAGMGTTLVCLSLAEEGRVIVAHAGDSRAYRLRDGALTQLTRDHSLLQEQVDAGLLTPEQVHVFGYRNFITRALGVEDTVVLDIHDFDVNPGDLYLLCSDGLTDMVDDADIQAVLASSGDLPGKARTLVEWANRNGGRDNVTVLLTEVQTP